A segment of the Hallerella succinigenes genome:
AGGCAAGCCTTACAAATTCAGCAAAATGCATATCGAGGGAGACTCCACCGCCGACACCGTGAAGCTCACGGGACTCCGCTTTAAGGAAGGAAGCGATTACGACCCGCTCGTCGTTCCGGACGATGTGCAACAGATCCAGGTTCTTTACCGTGAAAAGGGATACCTGCATGTTCGCGCGGATTACCTCGAATACCTCGACACCTTGAATCACCAGGTAAACGTCGAAATCTACATCGAGCCCGGAAAACAGGTGCGCATGGGAGATTTCTCGAGCCATACTCAAAAGCCGCCACGCATTGCAAAGCTTGACACCACCGATACCGAAGGCTTATCGGATACCGCCTGGCTGAATTCTCTTTGGCGAATTCCCAAGGGAGAAGTGATCAACGGAAAAACCTATGCAACCTTCCGCAGCAAACTTCTTTCTACCCAGATATTTACCTCGATTCACCTGGAAGACTCTCCACGAAACGACAGCCTTTCCGACATTCACTTTAGCGCCGTCGAACGCATGCCTGGCGAAGCACACTACTCCGTCTTCTTTGAAGAAGTTTACGGCTTTGGTGCATCGGCAATGGTCAAGCACAAGAACTTCCTTGGGCACTTCCACGAAGGATCGGCAAGCATTCTCGTGGCGCAGAATAAACAGGAACTCACCCTCGGTTATGCAAACCCGCTTTTATTCGGAACGCGCTTTAACTTCATTCCGACGGCAATCCGTTTTGATGACCACATCAGCTTTAACCACGAAAAGACTTCCCCGCCAGCGTACCCGGACAGCACCGAAGAACGCTACGAAGTCATCAACCGTGGAGACTTGACCTTCGGCCTTTCCAAAAACATCCGCTTTCGCGCAACCCTCGATACGCGTTTTGTGCAAAAGAATGAATCGCGTCTGTTCAAAGTGAAAGGCGAAACCGCGTTGGCATTTGACTTTACCGATGATTACTTCAACCCGACAAAGGGTCTCCGCTTTGCTCCGCGTCTTGGTGCAGGTGCAAACTTTACCGGTAACATCCGGAACGCCGAAATGAAGGGAAATCCGTACACCTATGGCGAATTGACATCGACCGGATACCTGCCGCTATTTGGGCCGTTCCTTTCTGCAGGCAGCGTAAGCTATGGACGTTTCTTTGACAAAGCGATGGAAGACGATGCCCGCATCTTCTACCAGGGTGGTTCCCGAACCGTCCGCGGTTACCGTTTCCGCAGCATTTATCCGAGCTATACAAGTACCGATGAAGAAGGCGAAGAAGTCATCCACACGGGACTTACACCGCAGTATTTACGCTTTAACGTAGAACTGCGCATCAATTCCCCCTTTGAAGCCATCAAGAACTGGCAACTGGTGGAATTCTACGACTGGACGCACGTCAGCGACAAGAACAGCGGTCTTTACAGCGGAAAGACAAACGCCGCCTTCGGAACGGGCATCCGTTACAAATGGGAATTCCTGACTTTACGTCTGGACTATACCTTCAAAAAGGATTTCTCGAACTGGGGAATGGAATCGTTCTCCTTTCAGAGAATCAACTTCGACTTGTCCCAAGCGTTCTAAACGCGCCGACGCAAGAGCCTTTATTCAAAAAGATTCGCTTCGAATGGACGGAGAACGCCAAGCGTCGGCGCTTCCTCGTTCGAAAGCAAAAGCTTTTGATCGCTTAAAAGAGAGAGAGCATAGCGGGCGTCTTTTTCAGAAAGGTTCACAAGTACAGTCATCGTTTTACCGTCAAGCGATCTGCGGAAGGCAAAGATCTGCGGATCTTCGGCAAGGATCGGCGTAAAGGTTCCCTGTAGCAGCACCGGGTTTTCTTTGCGAAGGCGTACCAGTTTGCGGAAATATGCCAACGGAGAATTTGAATCCTTTTCCTGAGTGGCAACGTTCAGCTGCACAAAGTTTTCATTCAGCGGAAGCCAAGGCTTTCCCGTCGTAAAGCCCGCATTGAATTCGGAGTCCCACTGCATCGGAGTGCGGGCGTTGTCACGGCTCAAGGCTTTCACAAAGCCAATCGCCTGTTCATGCGAAAAGCCTTCTTGGAGCGCCATCTCGTACTGGCTGCGGGAATTCAATTCGTTATAAGCGTCAATCGAATCCCACTCCACATTGCTCATCCCGATTTCTTCGCCTTCATATACAAAAGGCGTTCCCCGAAGGGTCAATAACAGCGTCATCAAAGCCTTACTCGCTAGAGCCTTATCCGCCGAATCCGGGAAATAAGCATTGACAGAACGTGGCTTATCATGATTTTCAAAGAAGACCGGATACCAGCCATTCGTCGCCGTTGCCTTCTCGCTTTGGAAAATCGCCTTCTTCAAATCCAAAGTCGAAAGCAAATTCGGGTTGTACCAAATGTCCCCACCCTGCAAATGGTTGAATTCAAAGAGCATGTCGAACACGCCTTCGCTCCCTACCCAATGCTTCAATTCTTCGGGACGAATGCCGTTCGCTTCGCCGACGGTGAAAACATTCTTGCCGTCCAAGACCTTCTTTTTGAATTCGTGCAAATAATCGAGAATGCCGTCCCGGTTGGCGGTCATTTCATGTATCAGCACCATACCGTCCGAAGCGTCCGGCTTCCCGTCTGCAAAATCCGCCGGTTTTTTGATGTAGACGACCGCGTCCATGCGGAATCCACCCACGCCTTTTTGAATCCAAAAATTCGCAATGTCGTAAAGCGCATTTCGCACTTCAGGATTTTCCCAGTTCAAGTCTGGCTGAAAATCGCCAAAGGTATGCAGGTAATACTGTTTGCGTTCTTCACACCATTTCCAAGCGGAACCGCCAAAGATTCCTCGCCAGTTGTTCGGTTTATCTCGCCAAATGAACCAGTCGCTCTTCGGATTATCCTTGCTCTTTTTCGATTCTTGAAACCAGGCGCTTTCTTCCGAAACATGGTTGAACACAAGATCCATCACAATTTTGATGTTCCGTTTGTCCGCTTCGGCAATCAGGTTTTCCATATCTTCCATGGTGCCATACAGCGGATTGATCTTGTAAAAATCCGCGACGTCATAACCGTTATCCTTCATCGGCGAAGCGTAAACAGGCGTAACCCAAATACAGCCCAGGTAGTGTCAAGGGTTTTTCGCAAAAATAGTTTGTCCCAACATCAGATCTAGGCTACATTTCCGTCCTTTTCCTGTTCCCGTTTCAGCTCGTTCTCCTTTTCCATCTCGTAAAGATGCTTCATGTTCAGGTATCTCTTGGTACCCCATTCCTTCGTGGCGATATGCCTTAGCCTAGCGCACACAAGCATCAGGGCAGATTCCCCGTCCGGGAAGCAACCCACAACCCGAGTCCTTCTGCGTATCTCCCGGTTCAGGCGTTCCAGGATGTTGTTCGTCCTTATGCTGCGCCAGTGTTCGTGCGGGAAGTCGAGATAGGTCAGCGTCTCCATCACGCCCTTGCGGTAAAGGTCTGCGGCGGATTTTAGCCCCATATCGCGCAGTTTCTGTTCTACGTCGGCAACCTTTTTCAGTGTCGCCTCCTTGTCTTCCTGGGCGTACGTAGCCTTCAGCAGGGGCATGGCCGAAGCGAGCTTGTTGCGAGGGATCTTTGTCATCAGGTTCCTGAAAAAATGCACCATGCAGCGTTGCCATTTCGCATCCGGGAACACTTCCGAGGCCGATTCCAGGAAGCCCAGGTGTTTGTCCGATGTGAACAGCCGGACGCCATTCAGGCCACGTTCCCTGAGGCTTACGA
Coding sequences within it:
- a CDS encoding BamA/TamA family outer membrane protein, yielding MQKLLWILLFFSVALWAIEPDADTTAVPIKNPWKVSFIGNHLYSDEELAIELDIPEEFGIVDTTRQDFLMRVARTNLELLYYSAGYFSYTAKLEVLRNHVDKNDSVPYTLYRFRMEEGKPYKFSKMHIEGDSTADTVKLTGLRFKEGSDYDPLVVPDDVQQIQVLYREKGYLHVRADYLEYLDTLNHQVNVEIYIEPGKQVRMGDFSSHTQKPPRIAKLDTTDTEGLSDTAWLNSLWRIPKGEVINGKTYATFRSKLLSTQIFTSIHLEDSPRNDSLSDIHFSAVERMPGEAHYSVFFEEVYGFGASAMVKHKNFLGHFHEGSASILVAQNKQELTLGYANPLLFGTRFNFIPTAIRFDDHISFNHEKTSPPAYPDSTEERYEVINRGDLTFGLSKNIRFRATLDTRFVQKNESRLFKVKGETALAFDFTDDYFNPTKGLRFAPRLGAGANFTGNIRNAEMKGNPYTYGELTSTGYLPLFGPFLSAGSVSYGRFFDKAMEDDARIFYQGGSRTVRGYRFRSIYPSYTSTDEEGEEVIHTGLTPQYLRFNVELRINSPFEAIKNWQLVEFYDWTHVSDKNSGLYSGKTNAAFGTGIRYKWEFLTLRLDYTFKKDFSNWGMESFSFQRINFDLSQAF
- a CDS encoding glycoside hydrolase family 13 protein, encoding MGCIWVTPVYASPMKDNGYDVADFYKINPLYGTMEDMENLIAEADKRNIKIVMDLVFNHVSEESAWFQESKKSKDNPKSDWFIWRDKPNNWRGIFGGSAWKWCEERKQYYLHTFGDFQPDLNWENPEVRNALYDIANFWIQKGVGGFRMDAVVYIKKPADFADGKPDASDGMVLIHEMTANRDGILDYLHEFKKKVLDGKNVFTVGEANGIRPEELKHWVGSEGVFDMLFEFNHLQGGDIWYNPNLLSTLDLKKAIFQSEKATATNGWYPVFFENHDKPRSVNAYFPDSADKALASKALMTLLLTLRGTPFVYEGEEIGMSNVEWDSIDAYNELNSRSQYEMALQEGFSHEQAIGFVKALSRDNARTPMQWDSEFNAGFTTGKPWLPLNENFVQLNVATQEKDSNSPLAYFRKLVRLRKENPVLLQGTFTPILAEDPQIFAFRRSLDGKTMTVLVNLSEKDARYALSLLSDQKLLLSNEEAPTLGVLRPFEANLFE